One Halobacterium zhouii genomic region harbors:
- a CDS encoding acyl-CoA mutase large subunit family protein — protein MYDEDDLADIREAREEWEEDTLDPVLDAYGERKDRFATVSNMEVDRLYTPDDVADTDYEEDLGFPGEFPYTRGVYTTGYRGRTWTMRQFAGFGTAEETNERFHYLIDEGQTGLSTAFDMPSLMGLDSDDPMSLGEVGKEGVAVDTLADMEILFDGIDLSEVSTSFTINPSAPVIYAMYLALADQQGVPREEIRGTLQNDMLKEFIAQKEWVVPPEPSLDLVTDVVEFCATETPKFHPISISGYHIREAGSTAVQELAFTLADGFAYVEDAVERGMDVDEFAPQLSFFFNSHNSVFEEVAKFRAARRIYARVMDEWYDAEAEGSKALKFHTQTAGQSLTAQQPLNNVARVTLQALAAVLGGSQSIHTNSYDEALALPSEEAVRVALRSQQIIAEESGAADIVDPLGGSFAVESLTDEVEEEAMAYIEEIREMGDGSVRDGVLKGIEEGYFHREIQESAYEYQSRVDDDEETVVGVNAYEMDEDTSPDLLHVDEDETRERQLSRLESVKDERDDDAVEAALDELRDVIQTDENAMPYIVDAVKAYATMGEIMQVFEDEYGGYQETAAVA, from the coding sequence ATGTACGACGAGGACGACCTCGCTGACATCCGCGAGGCACGTGAGGAGTGGGAGGAGGACACCCTCGACCCCGTACTCGACGCCTACGGCGAGCGAAAGGACCGCTTCGCTACCGTCTCGAACATGGAAGTCGACCGCCTCTACACCCCAGATGACGTCGCGGACACCGACTACGAGGAGGACCTCGGGTTCCCCGGCGAGTTCCCGTACACACGCGGCGTCTACACCACGGGCTACCGAGGCCGCACGTGGACGATGCGCCAGTTCGCCGGCTTCGGCACCGCCGAGGAGACCAACGAGCGCTTTCACTACCTCATCGACGAGGGCCAGACCGGCCTCTCGACGGCCTTCGACATGCCCTCGCTGATGGGTCTGGACTCCGACGACCCGATGAGTCTCGGCGAAGTCGGGAAGGAAGGCGTCGCGGTAGACACGCTCGCGGACATGGAGATTCTCTTCGACGGCATCGACCTCAGCGAGGTCTCGACGTCGTTCACCATCAATCCGAGCGCGCCCGTCATCTACGCGATGTACCTCGCGCTCGCCGACCAGCAGGGCGTCCCGCGCGAGGAGATCCGGGGCACCCTCCAGAACGACATGCTCAAGGAGTTCATCGCGCAGAAGGAGTGGGTCGTTCCGCCGGAGCCGTCCCTCGATCTCGTCACGGACGTCGTGGAGTTCTGCGCCACCGAGACGCCGAAGTTCCACCCCATCTCCATCTCGGGCTACCACATCCGGGAGGCCGGGTCGACGGCAGTGCAGGAACTCGCGTTCACGCTCGCTGACGGCTTTGCGTACGTCGAGGACGCCGTCGAGCGCGGCATGGACGTCGACGAGTTCGCCCCGCAGTTGTCCTTTTTCTTCAATTCGCACAACTCCGTCTTCGAGGAGGTCGCGAAGTTCCGCGCCGCGCGGCGCATCTACGCTCGCGTGATGGACGAGTGGTACGACGCGGAGGCCGAGGGCTCGAAGGCCCTGAAGTTCCACACCCAGACCGCGGGACAGAGCCTCACTGCCCAGCAGCCCCTGAACAACGTCGCACGCGTCACGCTGCAGGCGCTCGCGGCGGTCCTCGGCGGGAGCCAGAGCATCCACACGAACTCCTACGACGAGGCGCTCGCGCTCCCGTCCGAGGAGGCAGTTCGCGTCGCCCTGCGCTCCCAGCAGATTATCGCCGAGGAGTCCGGCGCGGCGGACATCGTCGACCCTCTGGGCGGCAGTTTCGCCGTCGAATCCCTCACCGACGAGGTCGAGGAGGAGGCGATGGCGTACATCGAGGAGATCCGGGAGATGGGCGACGGTTCCGTGCGCGACGGCGTTCTCAAGGGAATCGAGGAGGGGTACTTCCACCGCGAAATCCAGGAGTCCGCCTACGAGTACCAGTCTCGCGTGGACGACGACGAGGAGACGGTCGTCGGCGTCAACGCCTACGAGATGGACGAGGACACCAGCCCCGACCTCCTGCACGTCGACGAGGACGAAACCCGCGAACGCCAGCTATCCCGCCTCGAGTCGGTCAAGGACGAGCGCGACGACGACGCCGTCGAGGCCGCACTCGACGAACTCCGTGACGTCATCCAGACCGACGAGAACGCGATGCCGTACATCGTCGACGCGGTGAAGGCGTACGCGACGATGGGTGAGATAATGCAGGTCTTCGAGGACGAGTACGGCGGCTACCAGGAGACGGCCGCAGTCGCCTGA
- the acs gene encoding acetate--CoA ligase, with protein MSNSDETGLEARLEEQDAFEPPESFVEQANVSDSSIYEAFDENWPQCWEQAADLLDWSEEYEETLDDSNPPFYEWFTGGSLNASHNCLDRHLEERGDEAAIEWVGEPPEEDNLTYTYEDLHAEVNEFAAALRDIGVEEDDVVTMYMPMIPELPIAMLACARIGAPHSVVFAGFSADALATRMNAADSHFLVTCDGYYRRGDALDHLEKANEGLDGVEHETETVVVDRLGANDDGFGHGLSDSQRDYDELVAEHAGATVDPVERDAEDMLFLMYTSGTTGEPKGVKHTTGGYLSWVSWTSQAVLDVKPDDTYFCPADIGWITGHSYIVYGPLALGTTTMMYEGTPDYPERDRMWEIVEEYEANQFYTAPTAIRAFMKWGAEHLEDHDLSSLRLLGTVGEPINPKAWKWYYKHIGDENCPIVDTWWQTETGGMMVTGLPGVSTMKPGSAGRPLPGVDANVVDPSGEQVEPGRAGYLTIDKPWPGMLRTLYRNDERFIDEYWAEYSDTDSDDPEDWVYFPEDGAKIDDDGYITVLGRVDDVLNVSGHRLGTMEIESAIVGVEGVAEAAVVGGDHDIKGEAVYAYVITEDGHDGDEDLRDQIVAGVEDAIGPIARPESIVFTPELPKTRSGKIMRRLLEDVANDDELGDTSTLRNPDVVEDIRANVQN; from the coding sequence ATGTCCAACTCAGACGAGACCGGACTCGAAGCGCGTCTCGAGGAACAGGACGCCTTCGAACCCCCCGAGTCATTCGTCGAGCAGGCGAACGTCTCGGACTCGAGCATCTACGAAGCGTTCGACGAGAACTGGCCCCAGTGCTGGGAGCAGGCCGCCGACCTGCTCGACTGGAGCGAGGAGTACGAGGAGACGCTCGACGACTCGAATCCGCCGTTCTACGAGTGGTTCACGGGCGGCAGCCTGAACGCCTCGCACAACTGCCTGGACCGCCATCTCGAGGAGCGTGGCGACGAGGCCGCCATCGAGTGGGTCGGCGAACCGCCCGAAGAAGACAACCTGACGTACACGTACGAGGACCTCCACGCGGAAGTCAACGAGTTCGCGGCAGCGCTCCGCGACATCGGCGTCGAGGAGGACGACGTCGTCACGATGTACATGCCGATGATTCCCGAGTTGCCCATCGCGATGCTGGCGTGCGCCCGCATCGGCGCGCCCCACTCCGTCGTCTTTGCGGGGTTCTCGGCGGACGCGCTCGCCACGCGGATGAACGCCGCGGACTCCCACTTCCTCGTCACCTGCGACGGCTACTACCGGCGCGGCGACGCACTCGACCACCTCGAGAAGGCTAACGAGGGCCTCGACGGCGTCGAACACGAGACTGAAACTGTCGTCGTGGACCGCCTCGGCGCGAACGACGACGGCTTCGGCCACGGCCTCTCGGACAGCCAGCGCGACTACGACGAACTCGTCGCCGAGCACGCGGGCGCCACGGTCGACCCCGTCGAACGCGACGCCGAGGACATGCTCTTCCTCATGTACACGTCGGGGACCACGGGCGAACCGAAGGGTGTCAAGCACACCACGGGCGGCTATCTCTCCTGGGTGTCGTGGACGAGTCAGGCCGTCCTCGACGTGAAACCTGATGACACGTACTTCTGTCCCGCGGACATCGGCTGGATTACGGGCCACTCCTACATCGTCTACGGCCCGCTCGCGCTCGGCACGACCACGATGATGTACGAGGGCACGCCGGACTACCCCGAGCGCGACCGAATGTGGGAGATCGTCGAGGAGTACGAGGCAAACCAGTTTTACACCGCGCCGACGGCCATCCGCGCGTTCATGAAGTGGGGCGCAGAGCACCTAGAGGACCACGACCTCTCGAGTCTCCGCCTGCTGGGCACTGTCGGCGAGCCCATCAACCCGAAGGCCTGGAAGTGGTACTACAAGCACATCGGGGACGAGAACTGCCCCATCGTCGACACCTGGTGGCAGACCGAGACCGGCGGCATGATGGTCACCGGCCTTCCCGGGGTCTCCACGATGAAACCCGGGTCCGCCGGCCGACCGTTGCCCGGCGTCGACGCCAACGTCGTCGACCCGAGCGGCGAGCAGGTCGAACCTGGACGGGCGGGCTACCTCACCATCGACAAACCGTGGCCGGGGATGTTGCGCACGCTCTACCGCAACGACGAGCGATTCATCGACGAATATTGGGCGGAGTACTCGGACACCGACAGCGACGACCCCGAGGACTGGGTGTACTTCCCCGAGGACGGCGCGAAAATCGACGACGACGGCTACATCACGGTGCTCGGCCGCGTCGACGACGTTCTCAACGTCTCCGGACATCGACTCGGCACTATGGAAATCGAATCCGCCATCGTCGGCGTCGAGGGTGTCGCGGAGGCCGCGGTCGTCGGTGGCGACCACGACATCAAGGGCGAAGCCGTCTACGCGTACGTCATCACGGAGGACGGCCACGATGGCGACGAAGACCTGCGCGACCAGATCGTAGCTGGCGTGGAGGACGCTATCGGCCCCATCGCGCGCCCGGAGAGCATCGTATTCACGCCCGAGTTGCCGAAAACCCGCTCCGGGAAAATCATGCGCCGTCTCCTGGAGGACGTCGCGAACGACGACGAACTCGGGGACACGTCGACGCTCCGCAACCCGGACGTCGTCGAGGACATCCGCGCGAACGTCCAGAACTGA
- a CDS encoding GNAT family N-acetyltransferase, with translation MDVRTATTGDGDAIRAIANASLHETYADALGEQTVSGAVDKWYNEQRLTDRLSDEGTLYLVVADGDDVVAFSESDLSGEGAATIEWLHVHPDHRNRGLGKRLLEHTETELRERGANRVEGRVLAANDGGNAFYQEHGYVQRGERTLDLGGEEQTERVYVKLPEGEESPDLTEERETEDGTLYVAYDERERGSLAPFYATYRSKDRTERYGYYCANCESMDAAMDSMGRVSCGNCGNERKATRWDAAYL, from the coding sequence ATGGACGTCCGAACAGCCACCACGGGCGACGGCGACGCAATCAGGGCGATAGCGAACGCTTCCCTCCACGAAACGTACGCTGACGCGCTCGGCGAACAGACGGTGAGCGGCGCGGTCGACAAGTGGTACAACGAGCAGCGACTCACCGACCGCCTCTCCGACGAGGGCACCCTCTACCTCGTGGTCGCGGACGGCGACGACGTGGTGGCGTTCTCGGAGAGCGATCTGAGCGGGGAGGGCGCGGCAACCATCGAGTGGCTCCACGTCCACCCGGACCATCGCAACCGCGGCCTCGGCAAGAGACTACTCGAACACACCGAGACCGAACTCCGCGAGCGCGGCGCAAACCGCGTCGAGGGGCGCGTGCTCGCCGCGAACGACGGCGGGAACGCGTTCTACCAGGAACACGGCTACGTTCAGCGGGGTGAACGCACGCTCGACCTCGGGGGGGAGGAGCAGACCGAACGCGTGTACGTGAAGCTTCCAGAGGGCGAGGAATCCCCGGACCTGACCGAGGAGCGCGAGACCGAGGACGGGACCCTCTATGTAGCGTACGACGAGCGCGAACGCGGGTCGCTCGCGCCGTTCTACGCGACGTACCGCTCGAAGGACCGCACCGAGCGCTATGGCTACTACTGTGCGAACTGCGAGTCGATGGACGCCGCGATGGACTCGATGGGGCGCGTATCCTGTGGGAACTGCGGGAACGAACGGAAGGCCACCCGCTGGGACGCCGCCTACCTCTGA
- a CDS encoding DUF7520 family protein — protein MSERERTRGRRVVAWMYAGSVVIAGVFGYVLGVIVYGNGGGPSGPLADGPQPQYGSVGPITFQLNGPNLAVFGMVAVGLMLGIGLAGIIYVSNRENIA, from the coding sequence GTGAGCGAACGAGAGCGAACGCGGGGTCGTCGCGTCGTGGCGTGGATGTACGCCGGGTCGGTGGTCATCGCTGGCGTGTTCGGGTACGTGCTCGGGGTCATCGTCTACGGGAACGGTGGCGGGCCGAGCGGACCACTCGCCGACGGCCCCCAGCCACAGTACGGGAGTGTCGGCCCCATCACGTTCCAGTTGAACGGGCCGAATCTCGCCGTCTTCGGGATGGTGGCGGTGGGTCTCATGCTCGGCATCGGGCTGGCAGGAATCATCTACGTCTCTAACCGGGAGAACATCGCCTGA